The following proteins are co-located in the Natator depressus isolate rNatDep1 chromosome 4, rNatDep2.hap1, whole genome shotgun sequence genome:
- the SCRG1 gene encoding scrapie-responsive protein 1: MMKMKILSALVLLSMLLGTNMMPFSRLSCYKKVLKDRNCHSIPEGVASLRRIDGNLQDHFWEGQSCEMICYCNFSELLCCPKGIFFGPKISFVIPCNNQ, translated from the exons ATGATGAAAATGAAGATTCTATCAGCTCTTGTTTTGCTGAGCATGCTGCTTGGTACTAACATGATGCCTTTCAGTCGACTTTCTTGTTACAAGAAAGTGCTAAAAGATCGCAACTGTCACAGCATCCCAGAGGGTGTGGCCAGTCTTCGACGCATTGATGGAAATCTTCAAGACCACTTTTGGGAAGGGCAAAGCTGTGAGATGATCTGTTACTGCAATTTTAGTGAATTACTCTGCTGCCCAAA AGGTATTTTCTTTGGACCAAAGATCTCTTTCGTGATCCCTTGCAACAATCAATGA